Sequence from the Campylobacter sp. MIT 12-8780 genome:
CTTTAGCTAAAAGCACGGCTTCATCATCATTGATAAGTTTTGCATTAGCAATGACTCTAATCTCACGCCCAGCATTGATAGCATAAGCGTTTTTAATCCCTTCTTTGCTTTTGGCTATATTTTCAAGCTCAGTTACTCGTTTTAAAAAGGCTTCAAGAACTTCTCTTCTAGCTCCTGGACGCCCTGCTGAAAGCACATCAGCGGTGCAAACAGCCGCACTTTCCACGCTTGTAGCTTCTTCGTGTCCATGATGAGCGTAAATGGCGTTTATCACAGCTTCAGGCTCTTTATATCGTTTGCAAAGCTCGCCTCCTAAATCCACATGTGAGCCTTCAAAATCATGAGTTAAAGCTTTGCCTATATCGTGCAAAAGCCCAGCACGACGAGCCAAGCTTTCATCGCCTCCGCATTCAGCAGCGATGATACCGGCTAAGTGAGCGACTTCTAAAGAGTGAGCAAGAGCATTTTGTCCGTAGCTTGCTCTGTATTTAAGCTTGCCGATAAGTTTAACTATCTCAGGGTGCATTTTGCTTAGCCCTAAATCCATGATGATATTTTCGCCTTCTTCAAGGATTGAGCTTTCAAAGTCTTTGCAGACTTTTTCATAAATTTCTTCTATGCGGGCAGGTTGAATGCGTCCATCTTCAACTAAGAGTTCTATAACCTTCGTCGCTATGGCTCTGCGGTAGAGGTTAAAGCAACTTACTATGATAGCTCCTGGCGTATCATCGATGATAATATCCACGCCTAGCACCATTTCTAGAGTTTTGACATTGCGTCCTTCTTTGCCTATAATGCGTCCTTTAAGCTCATCATTTTTGATATTTACGACATTGATGAGCCTTTCAGCTGCAAATTCGCCAGCAAAGCGAGAAGTCGCTTGTGCGATGATGTAGTTTGCCTTTCTTTTACCTTCGTTTTTGGCTTCTTCTTCGTATTTACGGACTATAGAAGCGATTTCTTGCCTTGAGTTTTCTTCGACTTTTTTTAAGACGATTTTTTTGGCTTCTTCTTGGGTAAGTCCGGCTGAGCGTTCCAAGGTTTTTAAAACCTCTACTAGCTTTTCTTCGTAATTGTTTTTAAGATTAATGCTTTCTTCAAAAAGCTCTGTAGCCTTTTTTTGCTTTTTTTCTAGCTCTTGTGAGCTTTCTTTGAGATTTTGCTCTTTTTTGTGCAAATCATCAAATTTTTGAGAATATTCTTTTTGCATTTTGTGGCTTTTATCCTCAAATTTCTTTTTGGCTTCAAATTCAGCATTTAAAACTGAATTTTTAGCATCCTTTAGCACAAGTTCAGCTTCGTATTCTATGGCTTTTGCTTTTGCTTTCGCCTGCTCAACAAAAATATCATGCTTTGCATCGTTTATTTTTTTGGCAACTATATACCCAATCCCTACGCCTATGATAACGGCGATAAATGCAGTTAAAGTTATCAGCATTTTTCAACTCTTTCTTATAAAATTTTTTAAAAGGGTTAAGATAGAAATCACCTTGTATATCGTGTTCTTGACTTAGTTTTATTTGGCTAAATCCCTGCGTAGCTTGCACAAAAACGATTAAAGGTTTATATTTTAAGCTTGCAAAAAACCTATCGTAAAAACCTTTACCATGTCCTATTCTTTTAAAGCTTTTATCCACGCCAAGCACTGGCACTATAGCTAAATCAATTCTAACACTCATCAAAGAATTCTTTGGTTCTTTAACCCCAAACCTCTTTTTATAAAAAGGTAGTCTTAATTTTATCACTTTTAAACTTTCATCTTGCATAAATGGAACAAAAAGCTGACAATTTTTACTGAATTCGTGTCTAAACTTATATAAATCAAGCTCATAAGTAAGTGGTAGGTAGATTAAGACATTTTTTGCTTTTGTGTTTTTTATGAGCTGAAGGCATTCTTTAAATACAGCAAAATCATGTCTGAAAAAGTATTTTTGAAGTTGGATCAATTTGCTTTTTTGCAATTTTCTAAATTCTTCTTTCATTGTGTATCCATTTATGAATTTCTTATATAATCTTAGCATTTTTTAAAAGATTTTAACGAAATTTAAAAAGGAAAATAAATGAGAATTTTTATAACTTTGTTTTTAGCTCTTTTTTTAATCTCATGCTCAAGTGATGATAAAGATGAACAAAACGCAAGCTCACTTCTTTCTTGGGGACAGGGCAATAAACAAAGCTTTGATCTTAAACTCAATAATGGCGAGAATTTATTTATCAAGTCAAATGAAGGAAAACTTGAGTTTGTGAGTAATGATAAGGCAACTTTATTTGTGTTTTTTACAACTTGGTGTGCTCCGTGTTTGGCTGAAATTCCTCATCTTAACAAGCTTCAAGAAAAGTATCAAGATAATTTTAATATTATCGGTATTTTGCTTGAAGATAAAAATTCAAACGAAGTATCAAATTTCATAAATGAAAAACAAATCAGCTTTAAAGTGGCTTTGGGTGAGCCAAATTTCACCTTTGCTCAAAGCGTGGGTGGAGTAAATGCTATACCTACGATGATACTTTATTCAAGTTCTGGAGAGCTTGTGGGGCAGTATTTGGGTATTATCCCTCAAGAAATGCTTGATATTGACATTCAAAAAGCGATTATGTAATGCTTGATTTTTTAAAAAAAGGTTTGCAAAAAACCTTTGCTAATTTTAGCGATCTTAAAAAGGGTAAGGAAAAAATTTCAAAAGATTTGCTTGAAGAAATGCTTCTTGAAGCTGATGTGAGCTATGAGATCATAGAAGAAATTTTATATTATCTTCCGCCAAGCGATGAGGTTAAAAAGGAAGATTTGCTACGCGTGATGAAGGCGTATTTTATCTATGATAAACCAAAAGCTATCGAGGAAAAACCCTTTGTTCAGCTTATCTTAGGTGTAAATGGGGCTGGAAAAACCACAAGTATTGCTAAACTTGCAAATTTTTATATACAAAATAATCAAAAGGTGATTTTAGGAGCTTGTGATACCTTTAGAGCTGGAGCGATCGAGCAGCTTAAGCTTTGGGCTAAAAAACTCGAACTTGACATAGTCGCTTCCGCACAAGGTCACGATCCTTCAGCTGTAGCGTATGATGCGATTAGCAAGGCTTTAGCCAAAAAATATGATAGGGTGATCCTAGATACAGCCGGACGTTTGCAAAATCAAAAAAATCTTGCTAGCGAGCTTGAAAAAATCGTGCGAATTTGTGCTAAAGCTATGCCAAATGCTCCCCATCAAAAAATCCTCGTACTTGATGGCACTCAAGGTAATGCTGGCATTTTGCAAGCTAGGGCTTTTAACGAGCTTGTTAAACTTGATGGCGTGATTATCACTAAGCTTGATGGCACGGCTAAGGGTGGGGCTTTATTTGGTATAGCAAAAGAGCTTGAGCTTCCTATACTTTATATAGGAGTAGGCGAGGGCGTAGAGGATTTACTTGAATTTAATGTTGATGAGTATTTGCAAGCTTTGCTTGAAGGTATTTTTGAGTAAAAATGAGCTTTACTCTAGCTTTTTGCCCTGTTTTTTATAAAGCTCAAAGTATTTAAGCTTTTATATCAAGCAGATTTTCACTTTTTTCCTCTTGAGCTTCTTCTTTTTTTTAACTCAAGTTCTTTCTTTTGAGCTTGTTCTTGAAACTTAAGTGTAGGCTTGACATTATACTCTAAGCTTGTATCCAAAATGCCACTGCAAACCTCTAGTATCATTTATCTGCACCACCTTATCCAAATGGAATATATTTTAAAGCATAATTAAACTAAAATAAATTTTTTCTTAAAAAGAATACTTTATCTAAATCTTATACAAAAAAGTAGCACTCATTTTTTCAGCACCCAGCCTAAATAAAAGCAAAGCAAGCTTAAGGCTAAGACGATAAAATTTCGTAAAGTATAGTTTGAAATCAAAGCGATATTGGTTAAAGAAAGCATAAAACCAGCTGCTGCACTATAAATACACGCGCTACTCATCACACCATTTTGCACGGCTTTTCGGCACGGGCAGTTTTTATACAGCTTTTTAAGGCTTGATTTTTGGCTTGGGTTTTGCTCTAATTGCTCGTGCTTTTTTGCAAATTTCATTCCTATGAGCGAAACAAGGGCTAAGAAGCTAAGATAATAGAGCAAAAACTCAAATAAAGAATCAAAAAGCGTTTGAAATACCATCAAAAGTTCCTTAGCCAAAAGTCAAGATGAGCTTGCTCGGTTTTTAGCGTGGTTTCTCCTCCGTGTCCTGGCAAAAGCCTTAGCTCATCTTTAAAGCTAGCCACTCGCTCTAGGCTTTGTTTCATTAAATTTGCATCAGAATAAGGAAAATCATACCTTCCAATACTTCCTTGAAACAAAAAATCCCCACTAAAAGCCAAGCCTTCACCGACAAGTTCTATCATACAACACCCCGGCGTGTGTCCGGGAAAAAGAAGGAATTTAAATTTCACTCCAGAGATGTCAAATTCATTTTCATCGGTGATTAAAACATCTGCTTTTGAATGCTCATGCCCCATACCAAAAGGATCGCTTAGCATAAACTCATCAAATTTATGTATATAAATAGGAGCCTTAAAATGCCTTTTTACCGCTTCGTTATCCCAAACATGATCAAAATGTCCGTGCGTATTTAAGATCGCTTTAACCTCAGTTGCATTTTGCTTTACAAAGTCAAATGCTCCATCTCCAGGATCGATGACAAAGTCTCCTTGCTCGCTTTTGAGTATGTAGCAATTTGTGCCGTAAGCCCCACACGCTTTTTTTAAAATTTGCATTTATTAATCCTTGTTAATTTTTAGTTATAATTATACATTTTTAAGTTAAGGATAGAAAATGGATTTTGCTTTTTTGGAAAAAAAGCTTTGCAAATTTATACAAGATGAGCTTGAAAATGCCCGCGTAAAAGGCGTAGTTTTAGGACTTAGTGGAGGCATAGACTCAGCCCTTGTAGCTACACTTTGTAAAAAAGCTTTGGGCGAAAAGGTATTTGCACTTTTAATGCCAAGTCAGTTTTCTAATGAAACAAATCTTAAAGATGCTTTAAAACTTTGTGAGAACTTAAAGCTTGAGTATAAGATCATAAACATTGAAAACATACTCAAAGCCTTTTTGCAAAACATTCAAAATCCAGATAAAATCCGCATAGGCAACTTAAGCGCAAGAATTCGTATGAGCTTGCTTTATGATTACTCAGCCTTTAAAAATGCTTTGGTTGTTGGCACGAGCAATAAAAGCGAGCTGATGTTAGGATATGGCACGATTTATGGGGACTTAGCTTGTGCTTTTAATCCTATAGCAAGGTTGTATAAGAGTGAAATTTTTGAATTTGCTCAATTTTTAGGCTTAGATGAAGTTTTTATCAAAAAAGCTCCAAGTGCGGATTTGTATGAGGGACAAAGTGATGAAAAAGA
This genomic interval carries:
- the rny gene encoding ribonuclease Y is translated as MLITLTAFIAVIIGVGIGYIVAKKINDAKHDIFVEQAKAKAKAIEYEAELVLKDAKNSVLNAEFEAKKKFEDKSHKMQKEYSQKFDDLHKKEQNLKESSQELEKKQKKATELFEESINLKNNYEEKLVEVLKTLERSAGLTQEEAKKIVLKKVEENSRQEIASIVRKYEEEAKNEGKRKANYIIAQATSRFAGEFAAERLINVVNIKNDELKGRIIGKEGRNVKTLEMVLGVDIIIDDTPGAIIVSCFNLYRRAIATKVIELLVEDGRIQPARIEEIYEKVCKDFESSILEEGENIIMDLGLSKMHPEIVKLIGKLKYRASYGQNALAHSLEVAHLAGIIAAECGGDESLARRAGLLHDIGKALTHDFEGSHVDLGGELCKRYKEPEAVINAIYAHHGHEEATSVESAAVCTADVLSAGRPGARREVLEAFLKRVTELENIAKSKEGIKNAYAINAGREIRVIANAKLINDDEAVLLAKEIASEIQDKVQFPGEIKVNVIRELRAVDYAR
- a CDS encoding 5-formyltetrahydrofolate cyclo-ligase, whose translation is MKEEFRKLQKSKLIQLQKYFFRHDFAVFKECLQLIKNTKAKNVLIYLPLTYELDLYKFRHEFSKNCQLFVPFMQDESLKVIKLRLPFYKKRFGVKEPKNSLMSVRIDLAIVPVLGVDKSFKRIGHGKGFYDRFFASLKYKPLIVFVQATQGFSQIKLSQEHDIQGDFYLNPFKKFYKKELKNADNFNCIYRRYHRRRDWVYSCQKNKRCKA
- a CDS encoding TlpA family protein disulfide reductase, producing the protein MRIFITLFLALFLISCSSDDKDEQNASSLLSWGQGNKQSFDLKLNNGENLFIKSNEGKLEFVSNDKATLFVFFTTWCAPCLAEIPHLNKLQEKYQDNFNIIGILLEDKNSNEVSNFINEKQISFKVALGEPNFTFAQSVGGVNAIPTMILYSSSGELVGQYLGIIPQEMLDIDIQKAIM
- the ftsY gene encoding signal recognition particle-docking protein FtsY produces the protein MLDFLKKGLQKTFANFSDLKKGKEKISKDLLEEMLLEADVSYEIIEEILYYLPPSDEVKKEDLLRVMKAYFIYDKPKAIEEKPFVQLILGVNGAGKTTSIAKLANFYIQNNQKVILGACDTFRAGAIEQLKLWAKKLELDIVASAQGHDPSAVAYDAISKALAKKYDRVILDTAGRLQNQKNLASELEKIVRICAKAMPNAPHQKILVLDGTQGNAGILQARAFNELVKLDGVIITKLDGTAKGGALFGIAKELELPILYIGVGEGVEDLLEFNVDEYLQALLEGIFE
- a CDS encoding MBL fold metallo-hydrolase, which gives rise to MQILKKACGAYGTNCYILKSEQGDFVIDPGDGAFDFVKQNATEVKAILNTHGHFDHVWDNEAVKRHFKAPIYIHKFDEFMLSDPFGMGHEHSKADVLITDENEFDISGVKFKFLLFPGHTPGCCMIELVGEGLAFSGDFLFQGSIGRYDFPYSDANLMKQSLERVASFKDELRLLPGHGGETTLKTEQAHLDFWLRNF
- a CDS encoding NAD+ synthase, producing MDFAFLEKKLCKFIQDELENARVKGVVLGLSGGIDSALVATLCKKALGEKVFALLMPSQFSNETNLKDALKLCENLKLEYKIINIENILKAFLQNIQNPDKIRIGNLSARIRMSLLYDYSAFKNALVVGTSNKSELMLGYGTIYGDLACAFNPIARLYKSEIFEFAQFLGLDEVFIKKAPSADLYEGQSDEKELGFSYAQIDEALKALEANDKSTLTKLEPKLLEMIEKRKRQNAFKLELPRFISLDE